A genomic region of Ignavibacteria bacterium contains the following coding sequences:
- a CDS encoding glycosyltransferase family 4 protein has translation MNEKKQILLVGRFNPSDTLTGPEKYGKRLLEFLSERNYDVVFLDFFFKDKNVNIWKRLFGEQIVNERPLVIKYGIFRIILFFFKTKPSIVHIINLESFQFVIFFLKYFINFRLLTTFHGLLKKEIEGSFYKRKFNVKLKIKILESLALKLSDKLIFVSKLLEEKFKEEYKIDITRSVIISGGIDEEFFQQAKNKNFNEPYKFIFYDPNPEYVNRGFDQILKSFEKMKSYDFELHVIGKGFKHDKSNTKFRVFYYQPFQKAKLLKFLEDKHFIVKGNAFDSFSIFVVECMASGIIPIVHRDIGMSSIIENGINGFIYKLDNNESLEILFKNLFQGDYDLEKISSNCIKSVESLRWSNILKSYLNIYAK, from the coding sequence ATGAATGAGAAAAAGCAAATTCTTTTAGTTGGTCGATTTAATCCTTCTGATACATTAACAGGTCCAGAAAAATATGGAAAGAGATTACTTGAATTTTTGAGCGAAAGAAATTATGATGTGGTCTTTTTAGATTTTTTCTTTAAAGACAAAAATGTGAACATATGGAAAAGATTATTCGGGGAACAAATAGTTAACGAAAGGCCTTTGGTTATCAAGTATGGAATTTTTAGAATAATTCTGTTTTTCTTCAAAACTAAGCCTTCTATTGTTCATATAATAAATCTTGAAAGTTTTCAATTTGTCATATTTTTCTTGAAATATTTTATAAATTTTAGATTATTAACAACATTTCATGGATTATTAAAAAAAGAAATAGAAGGTTCTTTTTATAAGCGTAAATTTAATGTAAAACTTAAAATCAAAATTTTAGAGTCACTGGCATTAAAATTAAGTGATAAATTAATATTTGTCTCAAAGTTATTAGAAGAAAAATTTAAAGAAGAATATAAGATAGACATAACAAGATCTGTGATTATAAGTGGTGGCATTGATGAAGAATTTTTTCAACAAGCAAAAAATAAAAATTTTAATGAACCTTATAAATTTATTTTTTATGATCCAAATCCTGAATACGTTAATCGTGGTTTCGATCAAATTTTGAAATCTTTTGAAAAAATGAAAAGTTATGATTTTGAGCTTCATGTTATTGGTAAAGGATTTAAACACGATAAATCAAATACAAAATTTAGGGTGTTTTATTATCAACCTTTTCAGAAAGCTAAATTATTAAAATTTCTAGAGGACAAACATTTTATTGTAAAGGGCAATGCTTTTGATTCATTTTCTATTTTTGTTGTTGAATGCATGGCTTCCGGAATAATTCCAATTGTACATAGAGATATAGGTATGAGTTCAATAATTGAAAATGGTATAAATGGTTTTATATACAAATTAGATAATAACGAAAGTTTAGAAATATTATTTAAGAATTTATTTCAAGGTGATTATGATTTAGAAAAAATTTCTAGTAATTGTATAAAATCAGTTGAGTCGTTAAGGTGGAGTAATATTCTGAAAAGTTATTTAAACATTTATGCAAAATAA
- a CDS encoding glycosyltransferase, with the protein MQNKKIKICHIAHKLTGKSDGVFTHLKMLFELLDKNKFEQILMYSGNEPIIDAYARSVGVKVYNISELNKKLPIKLFFKIFRILKEENVDIIHTHLVKPYIFAGLINIKLRKKLIFNYHGVFIFSDFYNLLEKLFLTLLHKIILSRRAVNLWVFPSRLLRDKLINNYGYRGSTRVYYNGYPMHKSTSDYNFSKLVDEIKKIRFGYFLVGIIGRVDTHKRIDIALKVLKNLVQNKLNVFFAIIGDGDKIEEMKEETKILNISERVKFFGYVPDIKNYFNYFDLILITSEAEGLPFVIWEAMYNGVPVVSSDVGGIREILEGENCGIVYPFNDLERCVEIITDLYYNREKLKILGENGRKAILEKYNEKQFKQFFEQLYIDLADEK; encoded by the coding sequence ATGCAAAATAAAAAAATCAAAATCTGTCATATTGCACACAAATTAACGGGTAAATCTGATGGGGTTTTCACACATTTAAAAATGCTTTTTGAATTGTTAGATAAAAATAAATTTGAGCAAATTTTAATGTACTCTGGTAATGAACCAATTATTGATGCATATGCCAGATCTGTTGGTGTAAAAGTTTATAATATCTCCGAGCTTAATAAAAAGTTGCCAATAAAATTATTCTTTAAAATTTTTAGAATACTGAAAGAAGAAAATGTAGATATAATTCATACACATCTAGTTAAACCTTATATTTTCGCTGGATTAATTAATATAAAATTGAGGAAAAAATTAATCTTTAACTATCATGGTGTCTTTATTTTTAGTGACTTTTACAATTTGCTTGAAAAACTTTTTCTGACTCTATTACACAAAATAATTTTAAGCCGAAGAGCGGTTAATTTATGGGTATTTCCTTCTAGGTTACTTAGGGATAAATTAATTAATAATTATGGATATAGAGGGAGCACCAGAGTCTATTATAATGGTTATCCAATGCACAAGTCCACTTCTGATTATAATTTTTCAAAATTAGTAGATGAAATCAAGAAAATTCGATTTGGCTATTTTTTAGTTGGGATAATAGGACGTGTCGATACTCATAAGAGAATTGATATCGCTTTGAAAGTATTGAAAAATTTAGTTCAAAATAAACTTAATGTATTTTTTGCCATTATTGGTGATGGGGATAAAATTGAGGAAATGAAGGAAGAAACAAAAATTTTAAATATCTCTGAACGAGTAAAATTTTTTGGTTATGTACCAGATATAAAAAATTATTTTAATTATTTTGATTTAATATTAATCACATCAGAAGCAGAAGGACTTCCTTTCGTTATCTGGGAAGCGATGTATAATGGAGTACCAGTTGTTTCAAGCGATGTTGGTGGAATTAGAGAAATTCTCGAAGGTGAGAATTGTGGGATTGTTTATCCATTTAATGATCTCGAAAGATGTGTTGAGATTATTACAGATCTGTATTACAATCGTGAAAAACTTAAAATTCTCGGTGAAAATGGTCGCAAAGCAATACTTGAGAAATATAACGAGAAACAGTTTAAACAATTTTTTGAACAGTTATATATCGATTTAGCTGATGAAAAATAG
- a CDS encoding glycosyltransferase family 4 protein, which yields MKNRINILHISPDFNYVCGVSKYVYLILKGLKKFEENGQLRLFFLTNGGDGLERLKSVGIEPKLMSFRKGLKNVFYFYKNLKQLEKFCRNNEINIIHTHHRYPELLANTLKSKLNIKTITTVHSLVDGYERLSFKSDKIIAVSKAVEKNLVEKFEVSKEKIIQIYNPIDFEEYALNDNVIPDKSLIGLPQNSKVFLFVGRWTKVKGVDILIKAFSELFNIHKELYLILITDITEREKTRIQRISEKFLFIKPRQDIHYFYKICDAVILPSRVESFPYAMLEAGLYKKIFIGADTGGIKEFIINGYNGFLFECSNYISLKGTINDVLKLSGKNKIFIQSNLYQSILNLYNVSNYSVELLKIYDELNQ from the coding sequence ATGAAAAATAGAATAAATATTTTACATATCTCACCAGATTTTAACTATGTATGTGGAGTGAGTAAGTATGTCTATTTAATATTGAAGGGTTTAAAGAAATTTGAGGAGAATGGTCAATTAAGATTATTTTTTCTCACCAATGGAGGAGATGGGCTTGAGAGATTAAAAAGTGTCGGTATTGAACCAAAATTAATGTCTTTTAGAAAAGGTTTAAAAAATGTTTTTTATTTTTATAAAAATTTAAAGCAACTCGAGAAATTTTGTCGCAATAATGAAATAAATATAATTCACACACATCACAGATATCCAGAATTATTAGCTAATACATTAAAAAGCAAACTTAATATCAAAACCATTACAACCGTTCACAGTCTAGTTGATGGATATGAAAGACTGAGCTTTAAATCTGATAAAATCATAGCTGTGAGCAAAGCAGTAGAAAAAAATTTAGTTGAAAAATTTGAGGTAAGTAAGGAAAAGATAATTCAAATATATAATCCCATAGATTTTGAAGAGTATGCTCTAAATGATAATGTAATACCAGACAAATCATTAATTGGATTACCACAAAACTCTAAAGTGTTTTTATTCGTTGGTAGATGGACTAAAGTAAAAGGTGTAGATATTTTAATTAAAGCTTTTTCTGAACTTTTTAATATTCATAAAGAATTATATCTGATCTTAATTACTGATATCACTGAAAGAGAAAAGACTAGAATTCAAAGAATTTCAGAGAAGTTTCTATTTATTAAGCCAAGGCAGGATATTCATTACTTTTATAAAATTTGTGATGCTGTTATTCTTCCATCCCGTGTTGAATCTTTTCCATATGCAATGTTGGAAGCTGGTTTATATAAAAAAATATTCATAGGAGCAGACACAGGAGGAATTAAAGAATTTATAATTAATGGTTATAATGGATTTTTATTTGAGTGTTCAAACTATATTTCATTAAAAGGGACAATTAATGATGTATTAAAATTATCAGGAAAAAATAAAATTTTTATACAATCAAATCTGTATCAAAGTATTTTGAATTTATATAATGTTTCAAATTATAGTGTTGAACTTTTGAAAATCTATGATGAGCTTAATCAATAA
- a CDS encoding WecB/TagA/CpsF family glycosyltransferase gives MMSLINKLILDKNILLNTFVSKLDKNETFLLTYFNAHCFNYYFESQKYKTLLDNFFTVYTDGVGVWLLMKRLNKKYKRFNATDVNKDLMNILKEKKRSFILIGGNFDEKLIYQKAQKLGLIIEKYINGYLEEGKIVESIDKCVSNIFFIGMGVPQQEKLAYKIAEKYPSVKVICVGNFFNYYFGFQKRAPKLFQNLYLEWFYRLLSEPRRLIKRYTIGNFKFIIRALSIKDESK, from the coding sequence ATGATGAGCTTAATCAATAAATTAATCTTAGATAAAAATATTTTATTAAATACTTTTGTTTCAAAGCTGGATAAAAACGAAACTTTTCTATTAACATATTTTAATGCTCATTGTTTCAATTATTATTTTGAATCACAAAAGTATAAAACTTTGCTGGACAATTTTTTTACGGTTTATACTGATGGAGTAGGGGTCTGGCTTTTAATGAAAAGATTAAATAAAAAATATAAACGCTTTAATGCAACTGATGTAAATAAAGATCTTATGAATATTTTAAAAGAAAAGAAAAGATCTTTTATTTTAATTGGTGGAAATTTTGATGAAAAGCTGATATATCAAAAAGCTCAAAAGTTGGGTTTGATAATCGAAAAATATATTAATGGTTATTTAGAGGAGGGAAAAATTGTGGAAAGCATTGATAAATGTGTTTCAAATATTTTCTTTATAGGAATGGGCGTTCCTCAACAAGAAAAGCTGGCTTATAAAATAGCAGAAAAGTATCCAAGTGTAAAAGTTATTTGTGTGGGGAATTTTTTTAATTATTACTTTGGATTTCAAAAGAGGGCACCGAAGTTATTTCAAAATTTATATCTTGAATGGTTTTATCGTTTATTGTCTGAACCACGAAGATTAATAAAAAGATATACAATTGGAAATTTTAAATTTATAATTAGAGCATTATCGATTAAAGATGAATCAAAATAG